In Helianthus annuus cultivar XRQ/B chromosome 3, HanXRQr2.0-SUNRISE, whole genome shotgun sequence, a single window of DNA contains:
- the LOC110932245 gene encoding receptor-like protein kinase HERK 1, translated as MFAIKEFKHLRIELRAIKLATNNFDDKNYVGKGGFGKVYKGELVHSEVRTMVAIKRLDRAFGQGDTEFWKEIMMLSLYKHENIIPLVGFCDENDEKIIVYEYASNKSLDLYLSNTNLTWIQRLKICVGAARGLEYLHNLKGTQHRILHRDIKSSNILLDENWKAKISDFGLSKLGPANQEYTFLVSHAVGTVGYCDPLYAESGFLTKESDVYSFGVVLFEVLCGRLCMSYKDKHQPLVGLARQSFEQNRLDEIIFDHIKEQINLESLKVFASIAYKCLKRDREERPTMTQIVKELEIALEAQVWK; from the exons ATGTTTGCCATAAAAGAATTCAAACACCTTAGAATTGAACTTAGAGCTATTAAATTGGCCACCAACAACTTTGATGACAAAAACTACGTCGGGAAAGGTGGATTCGGGAAGGTGTACAAAGGAGAACTTGTCCATTCAGAGGTGCGGACCATGGTTGCTATAAAACGCTTAGATCGTGCATTTGGTCAAGGTGACACGGAGTTTTGGAAGGAGATCATGATGCTTTCCCTTTACAAACATGAAAATATTATTCCTCTCGTAGGTTTTTGTGATGAGAATGATGAGAAAATAATAGTGTACGAGTATGCATCCAACAAGAGTCTCGACTTGTACCTAAGCAACACTAATCTCACATGGATTCAACGCCTCAAGATATGTGTAGGGGCTGCTCGTGGGTTAGAGTACCTACATAATCTGAAGGGCACACAACATAGAATATTACATCGTGATATTAAGAGCTCCAACATCTTGTTGGATGAAAACTGGAAAGCCAAGATTTCAGATTTTGGTCTTTCCAAGCTTGGCCCCGCAAACCAAGAATACACATTTCTTGTGTCCCACGCAGTGGGCACTGTTGGATATTGTGATCCTCTATATGCAGAGTCGGGATTTTTGACAAAAGAATCAGATGTCTACTCTTTTGGTGTTGTGTTATTTGAAGTCCTGTGTGGGAGGTTGTGCATGAGTTACAAAGATAAGCATCAGCCCCTTGTGGGGCTGGCACGGCAAAGCTTTGAACAAAACAGACTCGATGAAATTATTTTTGATCATATAAAGGAACAAATAAATTTAGAGTCATTAAAAGTGTTTGCATCAATAGCATATAAATGTTTAAAAAGAGATCGTGAAGAACGACCAACAATGACCCAGATCGTGAAAGAGCTTGAAATTGCACTTGAAGCCCAG GTTTGGAAGTGA
- the LOC110932246 gene encoding E3 ubiquitin-protein ligase MIEL1, whose protein sequence is MDIVKISWCRQRLPANVYLYTKRCRLIWWLFFDGNNCRDINLLISSDALSSRCSSSINLAPDYNLGKLLHGCEHYKRRCKLRAPCCNQLFSCRHCHNNYTSSLSNPNERHKMVLKDVKQVVCLICNTEQQVSHICVNCGVKMGEYFCAICKLYDDDISKQQFHCHDCGVCRLHGRENNYHCQKCGCCLRVELRGSHVCLENAIKRDCPVCHDYLFESVKPITAMYCGHAVHLDCYSVMMSKNQPLCPNCSKSSFFRELFETILIILVLLAATYEFIY, encoded by the exons ATGGATATTGTGAAAATATCTTGGTGTCGGCAAAGGTTGCCGGCAAATGTCTATTTATACACGAAGAGGTGTCGGTTGATATGGTGGTTATTCTTTGACGGGAATAACTGCCG TGACATAAATTTGCTTATCTCATCTGATGCACTCTCATCTAGATGCTCTAGCTCTATAAAT CTAGCACCAGATTACAATTTGGGAAAGTTGCTACACGGGTGTGAGCACTACAAGAGGCGATGCAAACTTCGTGCTCCTTGCTGTAACCAGTTATTTTCCTGCCGCCACTGCCACAACAATTACACGAGCTCGTTAAGCAACCCCAACGAAAGGCACAAAATGGTCTTAAAAGATGTTAAGCAAGTTGTATGTTTGATCTGTAACACCGAGCAACAGGTTTCTCATATTTGTGTTAACTGTGGGGTGAAAATGGGTGAATACTTTTGTGCAATTTGCAAGTTGTATGACGATGATATATCAAAGCAACAGTTTCATTGTCATGATTGCGGCGTATGCAGACTCCATGGTCGTGAAAACAACTATCATTGCCAGAAGTGTGGATGTTGCCTTCGTGTAGAGCTACGAGGTTCTCATGTTTGTTTGGAGAACGCTATTAAACGTGATTGTCCCGTATGTCATGACTATCTTTTTGAATCTGTTAAGCCAATAACAGCTATGTATTGTGGACATGCAGTGCACTTGGATTGCTACTCGGTGATGATGAGCAAAAATCAACCTCTTTGTCCCAATTGCTCAAAGTCCTCATTTTTCAGAGAGTTGTTTGAAACAATATTGATTATATTGGTATTATTGGCTGCTACATATGAATTTATATATTAA